A part of Tardiphaga sp. vice304 genomic DNA contains:
- a CDS encoding DUF4396 domain-containing protein has translation MIALPYDYYLIAWFVLAAGSTAYVAYDQFSGNPEPTVMKWGFILVTLYMGPFGLLLYVLADKEPRPGEHEEFTSPLWKQGVGSTIHCVAGDATGIILAAVVTASLGLPMWIDLIVEYVAGFLFGLFIFQSLFMKKMMGGTYWENVRKSFMPEFISMNAMMAGMAPAMSLLMMGRDMRAMDPLELIFWGVMSLGVMVGFTTAYPFNVWMVKKKIKHGLMTVRAGDASKAHADDAAKPAMAGMDHGQMKKGGGHAMGGDATRPQLAALAGVTGFLLVSGMVVPGFSVNLGLSVRDVDGAIMPPGMINTFDLPGEAMKDMAAVKPRQVTYTAPPDAKGDQVLQPRIENGIKVFDIEASIIRWNILPNVAVEAYAYNRQVPGPRLQLTEGEHVRINFHNALPESTTVHWHGLIVPNEMDGPAKVTQDPVPPGGSYTYEFDVAQSGTYFYHSHDHPDRQQALGLYGALLISPKDPSTESKADIDYTIQLQEWLKREWRTYPAMLMEGALPNYFTINGKAYPSTDIVPMKVGQTIKIRFIGTNNNFVHPMHVHGGPFQVVAVDGVTLNDSAKYQADTVNVGPGQRYDVVWTARKPGKWLVHCHIPHHTANNNVEEKGGGGLMLVLDVH, from the coding sequence ATGATCGCACTACCCTACGACTACTATCTGATCGCATGGTTTGTCCTCGCGGCCGGGTCGACGGCGTACGTCGCCTACGACCAGTTCAGCGGCAACCCAGAGCCGACCGTGATGAAATGGGGGTTCATCCTGGTCACGCTCTACATGGGCCCGTTCGGGCTGTTGCTCTACGTCCTCGCGGACAAGGAGCCGAGGCCGGGCGAGCACGAAGAATTCACGTCGCCGCTGTGGAAGCAGGGCGTCGGAAGCACCATCCACTGCGTCGCCGGCGACGCGACCGGCATCATTCTCGCGGCCGTCGTCACGGCATCGCTCGGGCTGCCGATGTGGATCGACCTGATCGTCGAGTATGTTGCCGGCTTCTTGTTCGGGCTGTTCATCTTCCAGTCGCTCTTCATGAAGAAGATGATGGGCGGGACCTACTGGGAGAACGTCCGTAAGAGCTTCATGCCCGAGTTCATCAGCATGAACGCGATGATGGCCGGCATGGCGCCGGCCATGAGCCTCCTGATGATGGGTCGCGACATGCGCGCGATGGATCCGCTCGAGCTCATCTTCTGGGGCGTGATGTCCCTCGGCGTGATGGTCGGCTTCACCACCGCATATCCCTTCAACGTCTGGATGGTGAAGAAGAAGATCAAGCACGGCCTGATGACGGTACGCGCCGGCGACGCGTCGAAAGCCCACGCGGACGATGCAGCGAAGCCTGCAATGGCGGGAATGGACCACGGTCAGATGAAGAAGGGCGGCGGACACGCGATGGGCGGCGATGCCACGCGTCCTCAGCTGGCCGCGCTCGCCGGCGTCACGGGATTTCTGCTGGTCTCCGGGATGGTCGTTCCGGGGTTTTCGGTGAATCTGGGACTGAGCGTCCGCGATGTCGACGGCGCCATCATGCCGCCCGGCATGATCAACACGTTCGATCTGCCCGGCGAGGCCATGAAGGACATGGCCGCGGTGAAGCCCAGACAGGTGACGTACACGGCTCCGCCGGACGCCAAGGGCGACCAGGTGCTGCAGCCCCGCATCGAGAATGGCATCAAGGTCTTCGACATCGAGGCTTCGATCATCCGCTGGAACATCCTGCCGAACGTCGCGGTCGAGGCCTACGCGTACAACCGCCAGGTGCCCGGACCGCGGCTCCAGCTTACCGAGGGCGAGCACGTCCGGATCAACTTCCACAACGCTCTGCCGGAAAGCACGACGGTGCATTGGCACGGTCTCATCGTGCCGAACGAAATGGACGGGCCGGCGAAGGTCACGCAGGATCCTGTCCCGCCGGGCGGTTCCTACACCTACGAATTCGACGTCGCCCAGAGCGGCACCTATTTTTACCACAGTCACGACCATCCGGACCGTCAGCAGGCGCTCGGTCTCTACGGGGCTCTGCTGATCTCGCCGAAGGATCCGTCGACGGAGTCCAAGGCCGACATCGACTACACGATCCAGCTTCAGGAATGGCTGAAACGGGAATGGCGGACGTATCCCGCCATGCTGATGGAAGGCGCGCTGCCGAACTACTTCACGATCAACGGCAAGGCGTATCCCTCCACCGACATCGTCCCGATGAAGGTCGGCCAGACCATCAAGATCCGCTTCATCGGCACAAACAACAACTTCGTGCATCCGATGCACGTCCACGGCGGCCCGTTTCAGGTCGTGGCCGTGGACGGAGTGACGCTGAACGACAGCGCCAAATACCAGGCGGACACCGTCAACGTCGGGCCGGGGCAGCGCTACGACGTCGTCTGGACCGCGCGAAAACCCGGCAAGTGGCTGGTCCACTGCCATATCCCCCACCACACGGCCAACAACAACGTCGAAGAGAAGGGCGGCGGAGGCCTCATGCTCGTTCTGGACGTCCACTGA
- the copC gene encoding copper homeostasis periplasmic binding protein CopC — protein MFKKTSIVAVTLIAAFLTTGVAYAHPELQSAEPAAGKASPAPKQIRVLFNESILPQFSGIELKDQSGKAISVGKATTDPTNKKLMIVPLKDELAPGDYKVEWHAVSDDTHKVKGSYSFGVAR, from the coding sequence ATGTTCAAGAAGACCTCTATCGTCGCCGTCACGCTGATCGCAGCATTCCTCACGACCGGCGTGGCCTACGCCCATCCGGAGCTCCAGTCCGCCGAGCCCGCAGCCGGGAAGGCGTCGCCTGCGCCGAAGCAGATCCGCGTCCTGTTCAACGAAAGCATTCTCCCGCAGTTCTCCGGCATCGAACTGAAGGATCAGTCCGGAAAGGCGATCTCGGTCGGCAAGGCGACCACCGATCCGACCAACAAGAAGCTGATGATCGTGCCCCTCAAGGATGAACTGGCGCCCGGCGACTACAAGGTCGAATGGCATGCGGTGTCCGACGACACCCACAAGGTGAAGGGCAGCTACTCCTTCGGCGTAGCGCGTTGA
- the copD gene encoding copper homeostasis membrane protein CopD, whose translation MIDLGLVVARFLHYVASTTLAGAAFFPLYAYAGAEPETLVRWRSKVLRWSAFLALISGLAWFAFSVANMSGALADLADPEIVGSVLRDTGFGVVWTVRMIVAAALVAVTILQSSSRATVGLDLVTSFLAAGLLASLAGAGHSQIEEGWQGLVHVAADAGHLLAAGAWLGGLAPLGFILLGYAGTRTGPGAVDVDGVLMRFSGMGYAAVATLVGTGLVNSWLLVGSVSSLLHSTYGQILMAKLAFFAGMLALAAANRFWLVPALEASGRGDTDGSAVWRSKLRTHVLSEQGLGLLVLLSVSILGTIRPAIGQ comes from the coding sequence ATGATCGATCTCGGGCTCGTCGTTGCACGCTTTCTGCACTACGTGGCATCGACCACGCTGGCAGGGGCGGCGTTCTTTCCGCTCTACGCCTACGCAGGCGCCGAGCCCGAGACGCTCGTCCGCTGGAGGAGCAAGGTTCTGCGCTGGTCGGCATTCCTCGCTCTGATCAGCGGCCTCGCCTGGTTCGCCTTCTCCGTCGCCAACATGAGCGGCGCGCTGGCGGATCTCGCCGATCCCGAGATCGTCGGTTCGGTCCTCCGAGACACCGGCTTCGGCGTCGTCTGGACGGTGCGCATGATCGTCGCCGCGGCGCTCGTCGCGGTCACGATCCTGCAGTCGTCGTCGCGCGCCACGGTGGGACTGGATCTGGTGACATCCTTCCTCGCCGCCGGACTGCTCGCTTCACTCGCCGGTGCCGGGCACTCCCAGATCGAGGAAGGATGGCAGGGCCTGGTGCACGTGGCCGCCGACGCGGGCCACCTCCTTGCCGCCGGCGCGTGGCTCGGAGGGCTGGCGCCGCTCGGCTTCATCCTGCTCGGTTATGCCGGGACGAGGACGGGTCCCGGCGCCGTCGACGTCGACGGCGTCCTGATGCGCTTCTCGGGCATGGGTTACGCGGCCGTGGCGACACTCGTCGGAACCGGTCTGGTCAATAGCTGGCTCCTCGTCGGGTCGGTGTCCAGCCTGCTGCACAGCACCTATGGGCAGATTCTGATGGCGAAGCTTGCGTTCTTCGCGGGGATGCTGGCGCTCGCCGCGGCCAACCGGTTCTGGCTGGTGCCGGCCCTGGAAGCCTCCGGAAGGGGAGACACGGACGGGTCCGCCGTCTGGCGGAGCAAATTGCGGACTCACGTGCTGAGCGAACAAGGCCTGGGCCTGCTCGTCCTCTTGAGCGTGAGCATCCTCGGAACGATCAGGCCGGCGATCGGACAATGA
- a CDS encoding four-helix bundle copper-binding protein, whose translation MKMDAHMQECIDRCLRCYQTCFGMAMNHCLESGGKHVEPAHFRLMTACSEICRTSAHFMLMNSPHHKHVCRECAEICTECAADCERIGGMEDCVKACRACAESCRAMAA comes from the coding sequence ATGAAGATGGACGCACACATGCAGGAATGCATCGACCGATGCCTGCGCTGCTACCAGACCTGTTTCGGCATGGCGATGAACCATTGCCTGGAGAGTGGCGGAAAGCACGTCGAACCGGCTCATTTCAGGCTCATGACGGCCTGCTCAGAGATCTGCCGGACCTCCGCCCATTTTATGCTGATGAATTCTCCGCATCACAAACACGTCTGCCGCGAATGCGCCGAGATCTGCACCGAATGCGCCGCAGACTGCGAACGCATCGGCGGCATGGAAGACTGCGTGAAGGCCTGCAGGGCCTGCGCCGAGAGTTGCCGCGCAATGGCGGCTTAG
- a CDS encoding DUF305 domain-containing protein, with protein sequence MSYARFGAMIAASTVVMFGLMYLNTYAIDHVFFSQTRMWMAFVMGAVMAALMLAFMMKMYPDKRSNAGIFVGSALIFVVALWLVRSQQTVDDVSYMKAMIPHHSIAIMTSERAHIRDPRVRKLADGIIEAQVKEIAEMKQLIADLGRSAPPAGAPDLPARLPQ encoded by the coding sequence ATGAGCTATGCGCGCTTCGGCGCAATGATCGCCGCCTCTACGGTCGTGATGTTCGGCCTGATGTACCTCAACACATATGCGATCGACCATGTGTTCTTCAGCCAGACGCGGATGTGGATGGCCTTCGTGATGGGAGCGGTGATGGCGGCGCTCATGCTCGCCTTCATGATGAAGATGTATCCGGACAAGCGATCCAATGCCGGGATTTTCGTCGGCAGCGCCCTCATCTTCGTGGTCGCGTTGTGGCTCGTTCGCAGCCAGCAGACGGTCGACGACGTCTCCTACATGAAGGCGATGATTCCGCACCATTCGATCGCCATCATGACCAGCGAGCGCGCCCACATCCGCGACCCGCGCGTGCGCAAGCTCGCGGACGGAATCATCGAAGCGCAGGTGAAGGAGATCGCTGAAATGAAGCAGCTTATCGCGGACCTCGGCCGGAGCGCGCCACCCGCCGGGGCGCCGGACCTCCCGGCTAGGCTGCCGCAGTGA
- a CDS encoding OpgC domain-containing protein, producing the protein MKNEAPPTPSPGRDLRLDLFRGLANWAIFLDHIPNNAVAWLTTRNYGFSDAADIFVFISGYTAAFVYARRMALQGILAGTALLLRRVWQLYVAHILLFVFYAVAIGYVAQRGHSHLLDEFNVAGLIEQPVATLSQGLLLKFKPLNLDVLPLYIVIMAGFPPLLILMRRAPDLALGASVIVYLSARFYDWNFSAYPSGGWYFNPFAWQLLFTMGAWAALGGRTRVQTLTRSRTVLVASIVFVVFAFVVTIAVRIGTTSFLPADLIDVFDPNDKTNLAPYRVIHLLALAVIVVRLFPKDSSVLHSALLKPAIVCGKRSLEVFCVGIFLSFIGHFILEMYSNALVTQIALSTMGISLMTAIAFYRTWSRTLDAPSAITIRPAADRRAQQEAVT; encoded by the coding sequence ATGAAGAATGAAGCTCCGCCGACGCCTTCGCCGGGACGCGATCTGCGTCTCGACCTGTTCCGAGGTCTCGCGAACTGGGCGATCTTTCTCGATCACATTCCGAACAACGCCGTGGCGTGGCTGACGACGAGAAACTACGGATTCAGCGACGCCGCGGACATCTTCGTGTTCATTTCCGGATACACGGCGGCGTTCGTTTACGCGCGGCGGATGGCGCTGCAAGGTATTCTTGCCGGAACGGCGCTGCTCCTCCGCCGCGTCTGGCAACTTTACGTCGCGCACATCCTGCTGTTCGTATTCTACGCGGTGGCGATCGGCTACGTCGCGCAGCGCGGCCACTCCCATCTTCTGGACGAATTCAACGTCGCCGGACTGATCGAGCAGCCGGTCGCTACACTTTCTCAGGGGCTTCTGCTGAAGTTCAAGCCGCTGAATCTCGACGTGCTGCCGCTGTACATCGTGATCATGGCCGGCTTTCCGCCGCTGCTGATCCTCATGCGGCGAGCGCCGGACTTGGCATTGGGGGCTTCCGTCATCGTCTACTTGTCCGCTCGTTTCTACGACTGGAACTTCTCGGCGTACCCGTCCGGCGGCTGGTACTTCAATCCCTTCGCCTGGCAGCTTCTCTTCACGATGGGTGCATGGGCGGCGCTGGGCGGTCGGACGCGGGTGCAGACCCTCACACGATCGCGGACAGTCCTTGTTGCAAGCATCGTCTTCGTGGTCTTCGCTTTCGTCGTCACGATTGCCGTCCGGATCGGCACTACCAGTTTTCTGCCCGCGGATTTGATCGACGTGTTCGATCCGAACGACAAGACCAATCTGGCGCCGTACCGCGTCATCCATCTGCTGGCTCTTGCGGTCATCGTGGTGCGGCTTTTCCCTAAAGACTCGTCCGTTCTGCACTCTGCGTTGCTGAAGCCGGCGATCGTGTGCGGAAAGCGGTCGCTCGAGGTCTTTTGCGTCGGGATATTCCTTTCATTCATCGGCCACTTCATCCTCGAGATGTATTCGAACGCCCTCGTCACGCAGATCGCCTTGAGCACGATGGGCATCTCGTTGATGACCGCCATAGCGTTCTACCGGACGTGGTCACGGACGCTGGATGCGCCGTCGGCGATCACGATACGTCCCGCGGCCGATCGCCGGGCGCAGCAGGAAGCGGTCACATGA
- a CDS encoding c-type cytochrome: MRRWVTGIVAISIGLGGVALYFGAGAYDMGADAPHWDVTRRVIETIRDRSIAAHSRNIDLPELQDEQRVSKGAGQYAAMCVNCHLAPGIKDSEIRPGLYPQPPNLSEQRIDPKRAFWVVKHGLKMSGMPAWGVGHDDDTIWSIVAFVTRLPGLSADHYKEMVANAPPDEEMGDMKMDGDKDSRTDGKGAAGNSGSKPGHPH, encoded by the coding sequence ATGAGACGTTGGGTCACGGGCATCGTCGCCATATCGATCGGTCTAGGTGGGGTGGCACTGTACTTCGGCGCCGGCGCCTACGACATGGGAGCCGATGCGCCGCACTGGGACGTCACCCGCAGGGTCATCGAGACGATCCGCGACCGCTCGATCGCCGCGCACTCGAGGAACATCGATCTGCCCGAGCTTCAGGACGAGCAGCGTGTGTCTAAGGGAGCGGGGCAGTATGCGGCCATGTGCGTGAACTGCCATTTGGCGCCGGGCATCAAGGACTCCGAGATCCGGCCGGGCCTCTACCCGCAGCCACCGAACCTGTCCGAACAGCGCATCGATCCGAAGCGGGCGTTCTGGGTTGTGAAGCACGGGCTGAAGATGAGCGGTATGCCGGCCTGGGGCGTCGGCCACGACGACGACACCATCTGGAGCATCGTCGCCTTCGTGACACGGCTTCCGGGCCTCTCGGCGGACCACTACAAGGAGATGGTGGCCAATGCTCCTCCGGACGAAGAGATGGGCGACATGAAAATGGACGGCGATAAGGATTCGCGAACCGACGGAAAGGGGGCCGCGGGAAATAGCGGCTCCAAGCCCGGTCATCCGCACTGA
- a CDS encoding type II restriction endonuclease yields MLSSEASGRLRYSIEAWREDPGATYRSWFLWEERLKNFRSIRRGIEQVVRQIEDGTFGNVYKGSSLEVAVKSVAEQRQIFKGADHAFLWKPKLRIPDIYEDAGNQLAFGRFLDTCACCSTEEQVLAAIVALDGRKIKGLGPAAANLLYFLHPTIAAPFNTTIVKGYNAVTGSRVKLGSWPDYLAMRAGVLRLNAQHRDLLSNDLGAVAGFLFDVGTGRYPAPPLEGADGISAWERDLAEVREKAAAQTPGRETETDRTHTDMQSLLRDIGLGLGYDVWIASNDRNRAYGGGRLSDGCAGDLRPFDGSAGIDAVRLIDVLWLDKRDGAIHAAFEVEHTTSIYSGIVRMLDLALGPCGNLLKGIFLVAPDGREADVRAQMARPAFAAVVDLDVRYLAYGELERHRESIIRFGEGLKAVRSVSKALP; encoded by the coding sequence ATGTTGTCTAGCGAGGCCTCCGGGCGACTGAGATACTCAATCGAGGCCTGGAGGGAAGATCCGGGCGCCACGTACCGGTCCTGGTTCCTTTGGGAGGAGCGGCTCAAGAACTTCCGGTCCATCCGCCGCGGCATCGAGCAGGTCGTGCGGCAGATCGAAGACGGCACGTTTGGCAACGTCTACAAGGGATCTTCCCTCGAAGTCGCGGTGAAGTCCGTCGCCGAGCAGCGTCAGATTTTCAAGGGTGCCGACCACGCGTTCCTCTGGAAGCCGAAGCTTCGGATACCCGACATCTACGAAGATGCCGGAAATCAGCTGGCCTTCGGGCGCTTCCTCGACACGTGCGCCTGCTGTTCGACCGAAGAACAGGTGCTCGCCGCCATCGTGGCGCTGGACGGCCGCAAGATCAAGGGCCTGGGTCCGGCAGCGGCGAACTTGCTGTATTTTCTGCATCCCACGATCGCAGCGCCGTTCAACACGACGATCGTGAAGGGATACAACGCCGTCACCGGATCCCGAGTGAAGCTGGGTAGCTGGCCCGACTACCTGGCGATGCGGGCCGGCGTGCTGCGGCTCAACGCCCAGCATCGCGACCTTCTTTCGAACGATCTGGGCGCGGTCGCGGGCTTCCTGTTCGACGTCGGCACGGGCCGTTATCCGGCCCCTCCGCTTGAAGGCGCCGACGGCATCTCAGCTTGGGAACGCGACCTCGCTGAGGTGCGCGAAAAGGCGGCCGCCCAAACGCCGGGCCGCGAGACGGAAACCGATCGGACCCATACCGACATGCAGAGTCTCCTGCGCGATATCGGTCTTGGATTGGGATACGACGTCTGGATCGCATCCAACGACCGCAACCGTGCTTATGGCGGAGGGCGGCTGTCGGACGGATGCGCCGGAGATCTCCGTCCGTTCGACGGATCGGCGGGGATCGATGCCGTAAGGCTCATTGACGTGCTCTGGCTGGACAAGAGGGATGGAGCGATCCACGCCGCATTCGAGGTCGAGCATACCACTTCGATCTACTCCGGAATCGTCAGAATGCTCGATCTCGCGCTCGGTCCTTGCGGCAACCTGCTCAAGGGCATCTTTCTGGTAGCGCCGGACGGCCGCGAAGCCGATGTCCGGGCGCAGATGGCCAGACCGGCCTTCGCCGCGGTCGTCGATCTCGACGTCCGATATCTCGCCTACGGCGAGCTCGAACGGCATCGGGAGTCGATCATCCGTTTCGGGGAGGGTCTGAAGGCGGTCAGGTCGGTTTCGAAGGCGCTCCCCTGA
- a CDS encoding COG4705 family protein, which yields MTEAKETDMSKVPAVTLGFWVIKIAATTLGETAGDAVTMSMNLGYAIGSAIFVGLFIFAVVAQISARKFHPLLYWAVIVATTTAGTTLADFADRSLEIGYAGGASILFVLLMVTLATWYWSAGSVAVDTVASPRIESYYWAAILFSQTLGTALGDWMADDTGLGYEKGALVFGAGLAAVAATYFWTNTSRTLLFWSAFILTRPLGATVGDLLDKPVADGGMAFGRFTASAVLLVFMLVCIVLFPQKAGSHPSGRTSE from the coding sequence ATGACGGAAGCCAAAGAGACCGACATGTCCAAGGTACCCGCCGTCACGCTGGGTTTCTGGGTGATCAAGATCGCGGCGACGACGTTGGGCGAGACCGCAGGCGACGCGGTCACGATGTCGATGAACCTGGGCTACGCGATAGGCAGCGCGATTTTCGTGGGGCTCTTCATCTTCGCCGTGGTCGCGCAGATCTCGGCACGGAAATTCCACCCGCTTCTGTACTGGGCGGTCATCGTCGCCACAACGACTGCGGGCACGACCCTCGCGGATTTCGCCGACCGCTCGTTGGAGATCGGCTACGCGGGCGGCGCATCCATTCTGTTCGTGCTCCTCATGGTGACGCTTGCCACGTGGTATTGGTCGGCCGGATCCGTGGCCGTCGACACGGTGGCGTCGCCCAGGATCGAGTCTTACTACTGGGCGGCGATCCTTTTCTCGCAGACATTAGGCACCGCGCTCGGCGATTGGATGGCCGACGACACGGGGCTGGGGTACGAAAAGGGAGCGCTGGTATTCGGTGCCGGCCTGGCGGCCGTCGCCGCGACGTATTTCTGGACGAACACCTCCCGAACTCTGCTATTTTGGAGCGCGTTCATCCTCACCAGGCCCCTGGGCGCCACGGTAGGCGACCTGCTCGACAAGCCGGTCGCGGACGGAGGCATGGCGTTCGGACGCTTCACAGCCTCAGCCGTTCTTCTAGTGTTCATGCTGGTCTGCATCGTCCTATTTCCGCAAAAGGCGGGTAGCCATCCAAGCGGTAGGACGTCGGAGTGA
- a CDS encoding MFS transporter: protein MSETKNRSWLDIPRGIWALGFVSMFMDISSEMIHALFPLYLVTVLGASMVTVGFIEGIAEATAMITKVFSGAISDWLGRRKLLVVIGYGLAAFTKPVFPLASSIGWFVGARLVDRIGKGIRGAPRDALIADIAPEHIRGASFGLRQSLDTVGAFVGPLLVIGLMLLTMNNFKLVFWIAVIPAFIAFALLVYGVEEPKKSTTVKDTKPRMQLSDVKRLTAPFWVVVGIAAIFTLGRFSEAFLILKAQNVGMPIAIVPAIMVVMNVVYAVVSYPAGVLSDRIGRNGIIFVGIAMLVVADLILAFGTTVPVVLVGVVFWGLHMGLTQGLLATLVADTAPPDLRGTAFGMFNLASGVAMLAASVIAGGLWDVYGPRMTFFAGAAFTAIALVGLLIVWSRKTVVAT from the coding sequence ATGAGCGAAACTAAGAACAGATCATGGCTGGACATTCCACGCGGAATTTGGGCGCTCGGGTTCGTCAGCATGTTCATGGACATCTCGTCAGAGATGATCCACGCGCTGTTCCCGCTCTATCTGGTCACCGTCCTTGGTGCTTCGATGGTGACAGTTGGCTTCATTGAAGGCATCGCCGAAGCGACGGCAATGATCACCAAAGTGTTCTCCGGCGCGATTTCGGACTGGCTCGGTCGCCGCAAGTTGCTTGTCGTCATCGGTTATGGCCTGGCAGCTTTTACGAAGCCAGTGTTCCCTTTGGCGTCAAGTATCGGGTGGTTTGTGGGCGCGCGGTTAGTTGACCGCATCGGCAAAGGTATCCGTGGTGCGCCGCGTGATGCCCTTATCGCCGACATCGCACCTGAACACATCCGCGGAGCAAGCTTTGGCCTTCGGCAGTCGCTCGATACGGTCGGCGCATTTGTCGGGCCACTACTGGTGATCGGCCTGATGCTTCTGACCATGAACAATTTCAAGCTGGTGTTCTGGATTGCTGTCATTCCCGCGTTCATTGCGTTCGCGCTTTTAGTGTACGGCGTCGAGGAACCGAAGAAGTCAACGACGGTCAAAGATACAAAACCTCGCATGCAACTGAGCGACGTCAAGCGCCTCACTGCGCCGTTCTGGGTGGTTGTTGGGATTGCCGCCATCTTCACGCTTGGGCGTTTTAGTGAAGCGTTCCTCATTTTGAAGGCGCAGAATGTCGGCATGCCGATTGCGATCGTACCAGCCATCATGGTCGTGATGAATGTCGTCTACGCCGTGGTGTCTTATCCGGCAGGCGTTCTTTCCGACCGAATCGGGAGGAATGGAATTATATTTGTGGGAATAGCGATGCTGGTCGTCGCCGACCTTATTCTCGCATTCGGGACAACGGTGCCCGTGGTACTGGTTGGCGTAGTGTTCTGGGGTTTGCATATGGGTCTTACCCAAGGCCTGCTTGCCACGCTCGTTGCCGACACGGCTCCACCAGACCTCCGTGGCACGGCCTTTGGTATGTTCAATCTAGCGAGCGGCGTCGCCATGCTGGCTGCCAGCGTAATTGCTGGAGGGCTTTGGGATGTTTACGGCCCACGCATGACGTTTTTCGCAGGCGCAGCTTTCACCGCAATTGCGTTAGTTGGCCTTTTGATTGTGTGGAGCCGGAAAACAGTCGTCGCAACGTGA
- the tnpB gene encoding IS66 family insertion sequence element accessory protein TnpB (TnpB, as the term is used for proteins encoded by IS66 family insertion elements, is considered an accessory protein, since TnpC, encoded by a neighboring gene, is a DDE family transposase.), translating to MIPVPSNTRVWLAAGATDMRPGFHTLAAQVQGSLAEDPFCGHMFVFRGRGGDLLKIIWWDQQGACLFSKRLERGRFVWPSAKGGKVSMSAAQLAMLLEGIDWRTPQRTWQPLTVG from the coding sequence GTGATCCCGGTCCCCAGCAATACGCGCGTTTGGCTGGCTGCTGGCGCGACGGACATGCGGCCTGGATTCCACACATTGGCAGCGCAGGTGCAGGGTTCGCTGGCCGAAGATCCGTTCTGCGGCCACATGTTCGTCTTCCGGGGGCGAGGTGGTGATCTCTTGAAGATCATTTGGTGGGATCAACAGGGGGCATGCTTGTTCTCCAAGCGTCTGGAGCGCGGCCGGTTTGTTTGGCCGTCTGCAAAAGGCGGGAAGGTGTCGATGTCGGCGGCGCAACTGGCAATGTTGCTTGAGGGGATTGATTGGCGGACACCGCAGAGGACGTGGCAGCCACTGACGGTTGGATGA
- the tnpA gene encoding IS66-like element accessory protein TnpA → MARPRKHRHWSDEEKRSICCQSKTAGIFVAQVARRYAMSANLIFKWLNDPRYAPDNVVEDTQTFLSVEIEANASADTVSLAEPPATTCSGGAGRFEIILPDGLRLKVDGEFDGSELARLIKGLMA, encoded by the coding sequence ATGGCCCGGCCTCGCAAGCACCGGCATTGGAGCGACGAAGAAAAGCGTTCGATTTGCTGTCAGAGCAAGACAGCCGGGATTTTCGTGGCGCAGGTCGCACGGCGGTATGCGATGAGCGCGAACCTGATTTTCAAATGGCTGAACGATCCACGTTATGCACCTGACAACGTTGTTGAGGATACACAGACGTTTTTGTCGGTCGAGATCGAGGCAAATGCCTCTGCCGACACAGTGTCGTTGGCAGAACCTCCGGCAACGACATGTTCGGGCGGGGCTGGACGATTTGAGATAATCTTGCCCGATGGCCTTCGGCTGAAGGTTGATGGCGAGTTCGATGGAAGTGAGCTTGCACGGCTGATCAAGGGTCTGATGGCGTGA